A part of Leishmania panamensis strain MHOM/PA/94/PSC-1 chromosome 34 sequence genomic DNA contains:
- a CDS encoding hypothetical protein (TriTrypDB/GeneDB-style sysID: LpmP.34.0210) — MSFSIHTRVFVPSPAAYSPSGVKEKTTEAAHAKDCVCIAFYENGKCPYDSQCEHAHHFSELSIETQTRLLQCVPVSSIPPHFFDASQPHDKMLTTLDAALPKTVMAAYDRYSIIQRGEAERTVSMRRCPPGKDCQLVVSHIVSQPPTLDAAALSSRTSSSAESLHVGGAYLPKGLSSPTTDAFAAAVASTSADAATFKMHLPVQCRYPHRSIPGTYYDVLALSRDASQDSIITKYRAWQKDGFKRMRQVDPVGAEVVDCMIVEARNVLGNPILRAAYDQQLPSAPLKQLWTTVSCGAGLASTSTTPSKHHTQGQSSTSETHYKLEESYKRLGHSSSNSSAYHTDHAAPVMTISSLRNGESIW, encoded by the coding sequence ATGTCCTTCTCGATTCACACGAGGGTATTTGTTCCGTCGCCGGCGGCCTACTCACCGTCTGGAGTGAAGGAAAAGACTACTGAGGCCGCTCACGCAAAGGACTGCGTGTGTATCGCTTTCTATGAGAACGGCAAGTGCCCGTATGATTCTCAGTgcgaacacgcacaccactTTTCAGAACTGAGTATAGAGACTCAAACGAGACTACTCCAATGCGTACCAGTGAGCTCCATACCGCCGCACTTCTTTGACGCGTCTCAGCCACACGATAAGATGCTGACTACCCTGGATGCCGCGTTACCGAAGACAGTGATGGCAGCGTACGACCGTTATAGTATCATTcagagaggcgaggcggagcgcacTGTCTCCATGCGTCGCTGCCCCCCGGGAAAGGATTGTCAGCTGGTGGTGTCTCACATTGTATCACAGCCACCGACGCttgacgccgctgccctttCCAGTCGAACTTCTAGCAGCGCCGAGAGTCTCCACGTAGGTGGTGCGTACCTGCCTAAGGGTTTGTCGTCTCCCACGACTGACgctttcgctgctgctgttgcctccacctctgcggACGCTGCCACCTTTAAGATGCATCTGCCGGTGCAGTGCCGCTACCCGCATCGCTCGATTCCTGGCACCTACTATGATGTGCTGGCGCTTTCTCGTGACGCCTCACAGGATAGCATCATCACCAAGTATCGCGCCTGGCAGAAAGACGGCTTCAAGCGCATGCGTCAAGTGGATCCTGTTGGGGCGGAGGTGGTAGACTGCATGATCGTGGAGGCGCGCAATGTGCTGGGCAATCCCATATTGCGTGCCGCCTACGATCAGCAGCTGCCTTCTGCACCACTGAAGCAACTGTGGACAACTGTCTCGTGCGGCGCCGGCTTGGCGAGTACGAGCACGACTCCGAGCAAGCACCACACTCAAGGGCAGTCCTCCACATCCGAAACACACTACAAACTTGAGGAGTCGTACAAGCGACTcgggcacagcagcagcaactctAGTGCCTACCACACTGACCATGCGGCGCCTGTGATGACTATCTCAAGCTTGCGTAATGGAGAGAGCATTTGGTAG
- a CDS encoding hypothetical protein (TriTrypDB/GeneDB-style sysID: LpmP.34.0260), whose protein sequence is MRRLPRCLAAYVLRMRPALCRFAHLRFGAFSRKVRICQSDACGHHCTSPWTKDGDKRKMVHRHAQ, encoded by the coding sequence ATGCGGCGCCTGCCACGCTGTCTCGCCGCATATGTGCTTCGGATGCGCCCTGCACTGTGCCGTTTTGCTCACCTGCGCTTTGGGGCATTCTCGCGAAAGGTAAGGATTTGTCAAAGTGACGCGTGTGGGCACCATTGCACGTCTCCATGGACGAAAGACGGcgacaaaagaaaaatggTTCATCGACACGCACAGTAA
- a CDS encoding hypothetical protein (TriTrypDB/GeneDB-style sysID: LpmP.34.0270.A~disrupted due to non-sequenced internal amino acid repeat) encodes MRRLQQQLGHCAWTAGLLSNTSRHVNLSAIGVDVVTLPSPPSEPPSVPLVSVATTFSDVLKAAPAAPVAPKAAPAAPKVVPAAPAAPVAP; translated from the coding sequence ATGCGCCGCCTTCAGCAGCAACTCGGGCACTGTGCTTGGACCGCGGGCCTGCTTTCGAACACCAGCCGACACGTGAACTTATCAGCCATAGGGGTAGACGTCGTGACtttgccgtcgccgccgtcagagCCTCCTTCTGTGCCTCTAGTCTCTGTCGCAACCACTTTTTCTGATGTGCTGAAGGCTGCACCCGCCGCACCCGTGGCACCGAAGGCTGCACCCGCCGCACCGAAGGTTGTACCCGCCGCACCCGCTGCACCCGTGGCACC
- a CDS encoding hypothetical protein (TriTrypDB/GeneDB-style sysID: LpmP.34.0270.B~disrupted due to non-sequenced internal amino acid repeat): APVAPKAVPAAPAAPKAVPAAPKVVPAAPAAPNVSRWTRWQRRPVAGASNTLENQRSSSRGAHPQPTERQQADAKHVVACVSSVQQFPHRTASERPAAPPPPSSPPPAPSLSTAPLAPPTPPSTSSAHTTIAPPSVSAVAEADSEATDEKLFEALQPSLSTRIEAAVRQGKAACLLTASHTAQQPQVEQLEQRILRTDTEAHADSSELIEGGATGDWACAKREEWLLPLPGFISSSIDRHEIPAELGGDDGSNVAECTTARSTANDFSRKATTTAPADAAPLLSALAPELSESATMERLPIDVWFGADAASCGKGATAPQRPRVTDNSDVCLVVSTSVTPQKYAITVQLREPPSSPMACVQAVAGALDTVEAHCNTAVTSHTAASVDSALRVAPAITVTWCALPHCSFFAATQSPTELPLSQRVDYVTAKETVMERFNCLVARFRARVHFAAVVSSGSVLDFGAEVFFACVERRLLSLQAAVCDGSDEAAAPVGSSLPSVSTISVGFPLSRVGIFPSTSTVVSMRRLCGLLHTVKWIPVLHTYDASSLADVGLLSLSDATADASDKSRTKQWSLLLEQLIIERVCQSPVQRRWAIEMLLWSRSFHDAAVRHKAAGAMSADIADAWHKYAIGALSRNPLSTELDTARGDAGSVTRVHLLLTTPPCKGAAHALQVHARSLRRSLPPLPHHRFLAFPRVQYSLWMDKVQTLTAEKSVGAVVLLDCSEKAVTDTLNLVKTHLVGTAAQRARLPYLNVVLIGEAAATQRMLQHLPCAAVITSASAFCEMGHASVQQVRLYVSPNWPADLQQDTLLAALTYLKRRGVPHVVAASAAPQRLLLALCNEAVLIARSLPDATAVESAAKEQLGLCLGPFQLMDAYGTVTVATMAADERTRTAAASDAGARAAVTPAHPLESCMRSMAREGLLGARGARGGFYGPAVAMNRGGAAAPLLREAVLSTYVRHHMTPIQVGNRLRAAVLNVACELLTRGEVQLVDDVDLLSMSALGWREETGGVLYQVDQLGADALPRLVEHMTCLASTGSAPHLAPHPLLLRMVAEKVRFANLHDSGLL; the protein is encoded by the coding sequence GCACCCGTGGCACCGAAGGCTGTACCCGCCGCACCCGCGGCACCGAAGGCTGTACCCGCCGCACCGAAGGTTGTACCCGCCGCACCCGCCGCACCCAACGTCTCAAGGTGGACACGGTGGCAAAGAAGACCCGTTGCGGGTGCAAGTAACACTCTTGAAAACCAGAGGTCTTCAAGCCGAGGTGCTCATCCTCAGCCCACTGAGCGACAGCAGGCTGATGCGAAACACGTTGTGGCATGCGTGTCTTCTGTGCAGCAGTTTCCTCACCGAACTGCTTCCGAACGTCctgcggcgcctcctcctccttcctcaccaccaccggcgccgtCTCTATCTACCGCACCTCTAGCACCACCAACTCCACCGTCTACGTCGTCGGCACACACTACCATCGCTCCTCCCTCTGTAAGTGCGGTGGCTGAAGCTGACAGTGAGGCGACCGATGAGAAACTGTTCGAGGCTCTTCAACCCTCGCTCTCGACACGCATTGAGGCTGCCGTGCGACAGGGCAAAGCAGCGTGCTTGCTGACGGCGTCTCATACAGCTCAGCAGCCACAGGTGGAACAACTGGAGCAGCGTATTCTTCGCACGGACACAGAAGCGCACGCTGATTCGTCCGAGCTTATCGAAGGAGGGGCTACCGGGGATTGGGCATGCGCTAAGCGAGAGgagtggctgctgccacttCCGGGATTCATCTCCAGCAGTATCGATCGGCATGAAATCCCAGCTGAGTTGGGAGGTGATgacggcagcaacgtcgCTGAGTGCACCACTGCGAGGTCGACTGCTAATGACTTTTCTCGAAAAGCGACCACCACGGCACCTGCAgacgctgcaccgctgctctctgCACTTGCACCCGAGTTGTCCGAGAGCGCCACAATGGAGCGCTTGCCTATCGATGTGTGGTTCGGTGCGGACGCCGCAAGCTGTGGGAAGGGCGCAACTGCACCACAGCGACCACGAGTCACGGACAACAGTGATGTATGCCTTGTGGTGTCAACTTCTGTCACACCTCAAAAGTACGCGATCACAGTGCAGCTGCGAGAGCCGCCGTCGAGCCCGATGGCCTGCGTTCAAGCGGTTGCAGGAGCATTGGACACGGTAGAAGCGCACTGCAACACAGCTGTGACCTCCCACACCGCAGCCAGCGTTGATTCCGCACTGAGGGTAGCGCCGGCTATTACGGTTACATGGTGCGCTTTACCGCACTGCTCTTTCTTCGCGGCGACCCAGAGCCCGACAGAGCTGCCGTTGTCGCAGCGTGTGGACTATGTGACGGCCAAGGAGACGGTTATGGAGCGCTTCAACTGCCTTGTAGCACGATTCAGAGCACGCGTGCATTTTGCAGCAGTTGTCAGCAGCGGGTCTGTGCTGGACTTCGGCGCGGAGGTGTTTTTCGCTTGCGTGGAGCGGCGGTTGCTTTCTCTGCAAGCGGCGGTGTGTGACGGCAGTGACGAGGCGGCAGCTCCGGTGGGGTCGTCTTTGCCTTCCGTTTCCACCATCTCTGTTGGGTTCCCACTGAGCCGCGTAGGCATTTTTCCTTCGACTTCTACGGTGGTTTCCATGCGACGTCTCTGCGGGTTACTCCACACGGTGAAGTGGATACCCGTGCTGCACACGTATGACGCCAGTAGCCTGGCTGATGTAGGTTTGCTGAGTCTctccgacgccaccgctgacgcATCGGACAAGAGTAGGACGAAGCAATGGTCTCTGCTGCTTGAGCAGCTCATTATTGAGCGCGTGTGCCAATCTCCTGTGCAACGCCGGTGGGCCATCGAGATGCTCTTGTGGAGTCGTAGCTTTCATgatgctgcagtgcgtcACAAGGCAGCTGGCGCCATGTCAGCGGACATCGCAGACGCTTGGCACAAGTACGCAATCGGGGCTCTTAGCCGGAATCCATTATCCACAGAATTGGATACTGCACGCGGAGATGCTGGAAGCGTCACCAGAGTTCATCTACTTCTCACAACACCCCCTTGCAAAGGCGCCGCTCATGCTCTGCAGGTACATGCTCGGTCTCTGCGGCGCTCACTGCCTCCTCTAccacaccaccgcttccTTGCCTTCCCGCGCGTGCAGTATTCTCTGTGGATGGATAAAGTGCAAACACTGACCGCTGAAAAGTCCGTTGGAGCTGTCGTGCTCCTCGACTGCTCTGAGAAGGCTGTGACGGACACGTTGAATTTGGTGAAGACGCACCTCGttggcaccgccgcacagCGGGCTCGCTTGCCCTATCTGAACGTCGTACTGATTGGCGAGGCTGCCGCTACGCAGCGGATGCTTCAGCACCTGCCCTGTGCTGCTGTCATCACCTCCGCATCTGCGTTTTGCGAAATGGGGCATGCCTCCGTGCAGCAGGTGCGTCTGTACGTCTCGCCCAATTGGCCGGCAGATCTTCAGCAGGACACCTTGTTGGCAGCACTGACTTACCTCAAGCGCCGCGGAGTACCTCATGTCGTTGCCGCCAGCGCGGCACCACAGCGACTCCTGCTAGCACTGTGCAATGAGGCGGTGTTGATCGCACGTTCGCTGCCTGATGCCACGGCCGTCGAGTCTGCCGCTAAGGAGCAGCTGGGTCTGTGCTTGGGACCCTTCCAGCTCATGGACGCTTACGGCACCGTTACAGTTGCTACCATGGCGGCAGACGAGCGGACGCGcaccgcggcggccagcGACGCAGGGGCTCGAGCCGCCGTGACCCCTGCGCACCCATTGGAAAGTTGCATGCGGTCCATGGCCCGTGAGGGGCTCCTCGGAGCAAGAGGCGCACGTGGCGGTTTCTACGGCCCCGCTGTGGCAATGAaccgaggaggcgctgctgctccactgctTCGCGAGGCGGTGCTAAGCACGTACGTCCGCCACCACATGACCCCAATTCAGGTGGGCAACCGACTTCGCGCGGCTGTGCTAAACGTGGCCTGTGAGCTACTGACCCGCGGAGAGGTGCAGCTGGTCGATGATGTTGACCTGCTGTCGATGAGTGCCCTCGGGTGGCGGGAGGAGACGGGCGGGGTTCTTTATCAGGTGGATCAGTTGGGGGCGGATGCTCTTCCACGGTTGGTGGAGCACATGACGTGCTTGGCTTCCACAGGTAGTGCACCACACCTTGCTCCTCACCCATTGCTGTTGCGCATGgtggcagagaaggtgcGCTTCGCCAATCTGCATGATAGTGGTTTGCTGTGA
- a CDS encoding GTP-ase activating protein, putative (TriTrypDB/GeneDB-style sysID: LpmP.34.0240), translated as MDEVSLDTLVLSGECDVQWGSRGTLTVRRTVELHANNILYCFEEPKNSMAKHIKEKVYVEGCRVVDGGAYNDTTERLLLFLANHDYAERVDLFGNHQVYIFAPEKTTHDAPLGEAIQSASMSPPQSANYVVQLFLSDKIVKWHLLQVIQRASKEYSQLIPDTNTKLALSMTRTVGSGSVHTGQSTVARPPGSGVPNRFESKVLGQASLNPHHSRTESDVSVLSDHEVLQLTDVLREYEALQERKNKVGGMASLLQQPKGGEEDVRKAPSDDEGLETAGCMAGNEAGQAVPLSELRLNAPACLQQSPLYDSCIASKPANQICAECGEPFPSWCILQPFGAFVCIQCIGVHRKLWSNKCRSAELDRWPNSDIEFMKARGNDVVNNELEYYVAFPTDSVEFALHPEPVVKPMRSFSSAEVRESFIRWKYEELLFTRRRHPTAKRPLPPCSDPVGQERSRLATTTSSVQAAGYVSDVSYGAATQQQHQPFFRDQGPPRYAGLLDIVVKELVGPEWISGAVCVLTNGFQTLRTQESRQLLHMRHSTAWDEHLQLGIEGTGQKPLYCTIYRRRGELLAATEVWMKEDVFQPGANCMFASKLVWSQLHKKPSQRTPGESWKITFLTSYQLLA; from the coding sequence ATGGATGAAGTAAGCCTCGATACACTGGTCCTCAGCGGTGAGTGCGATGTCCAATGGGGCTCGCGAGGCACGCTTACGGTCCGCCGCACCGTTGAGCTGCACGCTAACAACATCCTTTACTGCTTCGAGGAGCCGAAGAACTCTATGGCGAAGCATATTAAGGAAAAGGTGTATGTGGAGGGCTGCCGCGTTGTCGACGGTGGCGCCTACAACGATACGACCGAGAGACTCCTGCTATTTTTGGCAAACCACGACTACGCTGAGAGGGTGGATCTGTTCGGCAACCACCAAGTCTACATATTCGCTCCAGAGAAGACGACTCACGATGCCCCGCTGGGGGAGGCTATACAAAGCGCATCGATGTCGCCACCACAGAGCGCCAACTATGTGGtgcagctcttcctctccgacAAGATAGTCAAGTGGCACCTTCTGCAAGTGATTCAGAGGGCCTCCAAGGAATATTCACAACTCATTCCGGACACCAACACGAAGCTCGCACTGTCCATGACGCGAACtgtgggcagcggcagtgtaCACACAGGGCAATCAACAGTGGCGAGGCCGCCGGGATCCGGTGTGCCGAACCGGTTCGAGTCGAAGGTGCTGGGACAGGCCTCTCTCAACCCCCACCACTCACGCACGGAGTCTGACGTCAGCGTCTTATCCGAtcacgaggtgctgcagctgacggacgtgctgcgcgagtaCGAGGCACTGCAGGAACGGAAGAACAAGGTAGGCGGCATGGCCTCacttctgcagcagccgaaggggggagaagaggacgtGCGCAAGGCCCCATCAGACGACGAGGGCTTGGAAACGGCGGGCTGCATGGCTGGTAATGAGGCAGGCCAAGCGGTGCCATTGTCTGAGTTGCGGTTGAATGCTCCAGCATGCCTCCAACAGTCGCCTCTCTACGATTCATGCATCGCGAGCAAACCAGCCAACCAGATCTGCGCGGAATGCGGCGAGCCTTTTCCGTCGTGGTGCATCCTGCAGCCGTTCGGCGCCTTTGTGTGCATCCAGTGCATCGGCGTACATCGAAAGCTATGGTCAAACAAATGCCGTAGCGCTGAGCTCGACCGGTGGCCAAATAGCGACATCGAGTTCATGAAGGCGCGTGGCAACGACGTCGTGAACAACGAGTTGGAGTACTACGTGGCCTTTCCGACCGACAGTGTCGAGTTTGCGTTGCACCCCGAGCCGGTCGTGAAACCGATGCGgtccttttcctccgctgAGGTCCGTGAGTCGTTCATTCGGTGGAAGTATGAAGAACTGCTCTTTACCCGGAGGCGCCATCCGACTGCGAAacggccgctgccaccgtgcTCAGACCCGGTTGGGCAGGAGCGCTCTCGCCTTGCTACAACCACCAGTTCTGTACAGGCGGCGGGCTACGTCAGCGATGTTTCTTATGGCGCCGccacacaacagcaacaccagcCTTTCTTTCGCGACCAAGGCCCTCCACGATACGCGGGGCTGCTGGACATTGTCGTCAAGGAGCTGGTGGGACCAGAGTGGATATCGGGCGCAGTGTGCGTGCTGACGAACGGCTTTCAAACTCTTCGCACGCAGGAGAGtcgtcagctgctgcacatgcgGCATTCCACTGCGTGGGATGAGCACCTGCAGCTTGGTATCGAGGGGACAGGGCAGAAGCCGCTTTACTGCACCATCTATCGCAGAAGGGGGGAGCTGCTGGCTGCCACAGAGGTGTGGATGAAGGAGGACGTCTTTCAGCCAGGCGCCAACTGCATGTTCGCCTCGAAGCTGGTCTGGAGTCAGCTCCACAAGAAGCCCAGCCAACGAACCCCAGGAGAGTCGTGGAAGATTACGTTCTTGACCTCGTATCAACTGCTGGCATGA
- a CDS encoding hypothetical protein (TriTrypDB/GeneDB-style sysID: LpmP.34.0200), translating into MFYSRCLLGAFCSTTRLLTISDEYIPRAFPVKSTTGLAGVAVEPLWKPKLLAAASELQAFLHTSDIPPESTYYNVTMTLVKRINYGIKECQDDWCTLEKKFFWGWPVEYILQVTWRELETAQKWNEWRFWELDPEQVKRVAREDQGIGKEGLGYNTPWEQVVREDFDKRKKALTQEEMAELKRMDTERMARETAAYKERKDRIRDDLEKARGEMLKKFLNKRYAVDKDLMRMQPGKSYSGKSAEDVIQELRASVKQTPPPAQK; encoded by the coding sequence ATGTTCTATTCACGATGTCTGCTAGGTGCATTCTGTAGCACCACGCGTCTTCTCACCATCAGCGATGAGTACATCCCTCGCGCCTTTCCGGTGAAGTCGACAACCGGCCTCGCTGGTGTGGCTGTGGAGCCACTGTGGAAGCCGAAGCTGCTTGCTGCAGCCTCGGAGCTGCAAGCGTTCCTTCACACATCCGACATCCCACCAGAATCCACGTACTACAATGTGACAATGACGTTAGTGAAGCGCATCAACTACGGCATCAAGGAATGCCAGGATGACTGGTGTACGTTAGAGAAGAAGTTCTTCTGGGGCTGGCCAGTAGAGTATATCTTACAGGTGACGTGGCGCGAGCTGGAGACGGCGCAGAAGTGGAACGAGTGGCGCTTTTGGGAGCTGGACCCCGAGCAAGTGAAGCGCGTGGCCCGCGAGGATCAGGGCATAGGCAAGGAGGGCTTAGGATACAACACTCCTTGGGAGCAAGTTGTGCGCGAGGACTTTGACAAGCGAAAGAAGGCCCTCACacaggaggagatggcggagcTCAAGCGCATGGACACGGAGCGGATGGCGCGCGAGACGGCTGCGTACAAGGAGCGCAAGGACCGTATCCGTGACGACTTGGAGAAGGCGCGCGGCGAGATGCTCAAAAAGTTCCTGAACAAGCGGTACGCTGTAGACAAGGATCTGATGCGGATGCAGCCAGGTAAGAGCTACTCTGGCAAGAGCGCCGAGGACGTTATTCAAGAACTGCGCGCCTCTGTGAAGCAGactcctccccctgcccAGAAGTAA
- a CDS encoding 60S ribosomal protein L30 (TriTrypDB/GeneDB-style sysID: LpmP.34.0220): MAKKTKSKVDTINSKLQLVMKSGKYVLGTQQALTTLRQARSKLVVISNNCPPIRRAEIEYYCTLSKTPIHHYSGNNLDLGTACGKHFRTCVLSVTDVGDSDIAA; this comes from the coding sequence ATGGCCAAGAAGACGAAGTCTAAGGTGGACACGATCAACTCCAAGCTCCAGCTGGTGATGAAGTCCGGTAAGTACGTACTCGgcacgcagcaggcgctgacGACCCTCCGCCAGGCTCGCAGTAAGCTGGTTGTCATCTCTAACAACTGCCCACCGATCCGCCGCGCCGAGATCGAGTACTACTGCACACTCAGCAAGACCCCGATCCACCACTACTCGGGCAACAACCTGGACCTTGGTACGGCATGCGGCAAGCACTTCCGCACTTGCGTCCTGTCCGTGACGGATGTCGGTGACTCGGACATCGCTGCGTAA
- a CDS encoding hypothetical protein (TriTrypDB/GeneDB-style sysID: LpmP.34.0190), whose amino-acid sequence MSALFDFETVLYVLLLIVCTATYLRQFRPTLYHRDSFELYKKLLYKCSVVGDRLSPWVSICCLILAFRIVFVY is encoded by the coding sequence ATGAGCGCTCTATTCGACTTTGAGACGGTCTTGTACGTGCTGCTTCTGATTGTGTGCACTGCTACGTACCTTCGGCAGTTTAGACCCACACTCTACCACCGTGATAGCTTTGAGCTCTACAAGAAATTGCTCTACAAATGCAGTGTGGTGGGCGATCGCCTCTCTCCATGGGTCTCCATCTGCTGCCTCATCTTGGCCTTCCGCATCGTTTTTGTGTATTGA
- a CDS encoding hypothetical protein (TriTrypDB/GeneDB-style sysID: LpmP.34.0230) has protein sequence MSTSTRRISVTSEQLQSDALRAQLFSACCAYGVVEWAQYEEDPNYNTTTVHIQFQKLSSAERLRSDVQQRGRIWQIESKQAVLCVGADVLLSSADLLRLGRLTAALPNFACTALPSVPVSSTSTTVTTASESPSPTFEEKSFLLHGRSTAPCPTPASSKATAEQEAALWSGFDKESSAVRHSCLGPYCAVLHFRSPHDANEFLCHHQLTLADQHSVYAIHVGTAPGCALAVSLPKMLSRHALADCAVEGRVVRGYVVAMPSNTYCVVDAGLYPAADQANVTTLVYSHTNFLSVSLGDEVQVQLSAVGGLSVAGEGMVGGKLLRVTSVSAFSTRRSVAKAQLPTTTARTLRTSNVARSLAGALSTTPHQPQARPCSGGNAISVAGAERRGTLHNKRNAAAAGGGNGSAVTSKPVGGASAKALASKIFKGIQQRGCSGGAAVGGSAERICAYPAGLGAYARLLVRVERIEGDGLHARCVEDAENCGYTGPVFIPAELVPADTSSTGQGWRTFAVVGERMHVALLYMVAVGGSAATMRAIASKKEADLRHTATIAAVTAMGATPEDLEGTSVTAGTTMTAVAMLKLSPGDLGVPAASPTSPYFPAFLLRPGLHASALLRQTVLLLPLSDLGTLDPTTLLTSPASLIVSEVVNDVMRGQYAVVLPCAVYAERQTQRAVAQEQRKAAEVEEVKHRLAAVMGQDILKVLNAEDEPTAKRPRAGT, from the coding sequence ATGAGCACCTCCACTCGTCGCATTAGCGTCACctcggagcagctgcagagtgACGCTCTTCGGGCTCAGCTGTtcagcgcgtgctgcgcgtaCGGCGTTGTGGAGTGGGCGCAGTACGAGGAGGACCCGAACTACAACACCACCACTGTGCACATTCAGTTTCAGAAACTGTCCAGCGCCGAACGTCTCCGCAgcgatgtgcagcagcgagggcgcATTTGGCAGATCGAGAGCAAACAGGCGGTtctgtgcgtgggtgcggaTGTGCTGCTGAGCTCTGCGGATTTGCTGCGCCTTGGCCGTCTcacagctgcgctgcccAACTTTGCATGCACAGCACTTCCAAGCGTCCCTGTGAGTAGCACGAGCACCACGGTAACGACGGCGTCTGAGTCGCCGTCACCTACATTCGAGGAGAAGAGCTTTCTTTTACACGGCCGTAGCACCGCACCGTGCCCCACTCCTGCTTCTTCTAAGGCTACAGCCGAGCAGGAGGCTGCTTTATGGTCTGGGTTCGACAAAGAGTCATCTGCAGTGCGTCACAGCTGCCTCGGTCCGTATTGCGCCGTGTTGCATTTTCGCTCCCCGCACGATGCGAATGAGTttctctgccaccaccagctcACTTTGGCAGATCAGCACAGTGTGTACGCCATTCACGTCGGCACCGCGCCTGGCTGCGCCTTGGCGGTCTCGCTGCCAAAAATGTTGTCACGGCACGCGCTTGCCGACTGTGCCGTTGAGGGGCGCGTGGTGCGCGGCTACGTGGTGGCCATGCCGTCCAACACATACTGCGTGGTGGATGCTGGCCTCTATCCTGCCGCTGATCAGGCAAATGTCACCACGCTGGTTTACTCGCACACCAACTTCTTAAGCGTGTCACTAGGCGACGAGGTACAGGTACAACTGTCCGCTGTTGGAGGGCTGTCAGTGGCTGGGGAAGGGATGGTCGGGGGCAAGCTTCTGCGCGTCACCAGTGTCTCTGCGTTTTCCACTCGCCGCTCCGTTGCCAAGGCGCAGctacccaccaccactgctcgCACCCTTCGTACCTCCAATGTAGCGCGTAGCCTAGCTGGTGCCCTTTCAACGACGCCGCACCAGCCGCAAGCGAGGCCTTGCAGTGGAGGTAACGCAATAAGCGTAGCGGGGGCGGAGAGACGTGGCACCCTCCACAACAAGCggaacgcagcagcagccggcggtGGTAATGGTAGCGCAGTGACATCCAAGCCTGTAGGCGGAGCTTCTGCCAAGGCGCTCGCCAGCAAGATCTTCAAGGGCATTCAACAAAGGGGATGTAGTGGCGGAGCCGCCGTCGGCGGCTCCGCGGAGCGCATCTGCGCCTATCCAGCCGGCCTAGGCGCGTATGCGCGATTGTTGGTTCGGGTTGAGCGGATTGAAGGGGATGGCCTGCACGCTCGCTGCGTCGAGGATGCTGAGAATTGCGGTTACACCGGGCCTGTTTTCATACCCGCCGAGCTTGTGCCTGctgacaccagcagcaccggtcAGGGATGGCGGACGTTTGCTGTTGTAGGGGAGCGCATGCATGTGGCGCTGCTTTACATGGTGGCTgtgggtggcagcgccgcaaccATGCGCGCCATTGCCTCCAAAAAGGAGGCTGACCTTCGTCACACGGCCACCATTGCTGCCGTGACTGCGATGGGGGCTACACCGGAGGATTTGGAGGGCACCTCAGTCACGGCAGGGACAACAATGACGGCTGTGGCCATGCTGAAACTTTCCCCTGGTGATCTCGGTGTTCCGGCTGCCAGCCCCACATCCCCATACTTCCCTGCCTTTCTTCTCCGCCCAGGGCTGCATGCGTCAGCATTGCTGCGCCAAACGGTGCTCCTGTTGCCCTTGTCCGACCTGGGCACGCTGGACCCTACAACCCTGCTCACCTCGCCGGCGTCTCTCATCGTATCTGAGGTGGTGAACGATGTGATGCGTGGGCAATACGCAGTGGTGTTACCATGTGCAGTCTATGCCGAGCGCCAGACTCAGCGCGCAGTCGCCCAGGAACAACGCAAGGCGGCTGAGGTGGAAGAAGTAAAGCACCGATTAGCGGCGGTCATGGGGCAAGACATCCTGAAGGTGCTGAATGCCGAGGATGAGCCGACTGCGAAGCGTCCCCGCGCTGGGACCTAG
- a CDS encoding hypothetical protein (TriTrypDB/GeneDB-style sysID: LpmP.34.0250) gives MFLTYQVAPIWAMLVSIVTFLVLRRYDPVDLNEYAEKMHGIPPVACCSAIAIPLIILFAYNGVLKMGPKPPRSGTRK, from the coding sequence ATGTTCCTCACATACCAGGTAGCCCCCATCTGGGCTATGTTGGTCTCCATCGTGACCTTCCTCGTCTTGCGTCGCTACGACCCTGTAGACCTGAACGAGTACGCGGAGAAGATGCACGGCATTCCGCCGGTGGCTTGCTGCTCTGCCATTGCTATCCCCCTCATCATTCTCTTCGCCTACAACGGCGTGCTGAAGATGGGGCCGAagccgccgcgcagcggcacTAGAAAGTAA